From Equus asinus isolate D_3611 breed Donkey chromosome 14, EquAss-T2T_v2, whole genome shotgun sequence, one genomic window encodes:
- the PCOLCE gene encoding procollagen C-endopeptidase enhancer 1 isoform X1 has protein sequence MLPAATASLLGPLLTAWALLPFAQGQTPNYTRPVFLCGGDVTGESGYVASEGFPNLYPPNKECIWTITVPEGQTVSLSFRVFDLELHPACRYDALEVFAGSGTSGQRLGRFCGTFRPAPLVAPGNQVTLRMTADEGTGGRGFLLWYSGRATSGTGPPPGARRKWVTDPRVEWAAWGYWDEHQFCGGRLEKAQGTLTTPNWPESDYPPGISCSWHIIAPPDQVISLTFGKFDLESDTYCRYDSVSVFNGAVSDDAKRLGKFCGDTAPGPISSEGNELLVQFVSDLSVTADGFSASYRTLPRGAAKEGPAQSPGEDARPGPPLLGPGPKPGAGPKVKPKLPPAEKPKASPEAKATLVGPDAPAVPCPKQCRRTGTLQSNFCASNLVVTATVKSMVRGPGEGLTVTVSLIGAYKTGGLDLPSPPTDTPLKFYVPCKQCPPMKKGASYLLMGQVEENRGPVLPPESFVVLYRPNQDQILTNISKRCPS, from the exons ATGCTGCCTGCTGCCACAGCCTCCCTCTTGGGGCCCCTCCTCACTGCCTGGGCCCTGCTGCCTTTCGCCCAGGGCCAGACCCCCAACTACACCAG ACCTGTGTTCCTGTGCGGAGGGGATGTGACTGGGGAGTCAGGTTACGTGGCAAGTGAGGGTTTCCCCAACCTCTACCCCCCCAATAAGGAGTGCATCTGGACAATAACG GTCCCTGAGGGCCAGACTGTATCCCTCTCCTTCCGTGTCTTTGACCTGGAGCTGCACCCTGCCTGCCGTTACGATGCTCTGGAGGTCTTTGCCGGGTCGGGAACCTCGGGCCAGCGGCTCGGTCGCTTCTGCGGGACCTTCCGACCGGCGCCCTTAGTCGCCCCCGGCAACCAGGTGACCCTGAGGATGACGGCGGACGAGGGCACGGGAGGACGCGGCTTCCTGCTCTGGTACAGCGGGCGGGCCACCTCGGGCACTG GCCCCCCCCCAGGCGCGAGGCGGAAATGGGTCACCGACCCGCGGGTGGAATGGGCGGCCTGGGGTTACTGGGACG agcacCAGTTTTGCGGGGGGCGGCTGGAGAAGGCCCAGGGAACCCTGACCACGCCCAACTGGCCCGAGTCCGATTACCCCCCGGGCATCAGCTGTTCCTGGCACATCATCGCGCCCCCGGACCAG GTGATCTCGCTGACCTTCGGGAAGTTTGACCTGGAGAGCGACACCTACTGCCGCTACGACTCGGTCAGCGTGTTCAACGGGGCCGTGAGCGACGACGCCAAGAGGCTGGGGAAGTTCTGCGGCGACACAGCCCCGGG TCCCATCTCCTCCGAAGGGAATGAGCTCCTCGTCCAGTTCGTCTCGGACCTCAGCGTCACAGCCGACGGCTTCTCGGCCTCGTATAGGACCCTGCCGAGGGGCGCCGCCAAAGAAGGGCCGGCCCAGAGTCCGGGGGAGGACGCCCGGCCCGGTCCTCCGCTCCTCGGCCCCGGCCCCAAGCCTGGAGCCGGCCCCAAAGTGAAGCCCAAACTCCCACCTGCGGAGAAACCGAAGGCCtcgcctgaggccaaggcaacaCTAGTGGGTCCCG ATGCACCAGCTGTCCCCTGCCCGAAGCAGTGCCGGCGGACAGGCACCTTGCAGAGCAATTTCTGTGCCAGCAACCTGG TGGTAACAGCGACAGTGAAGTCCATGGTTCGGGGCCCAGGGGAGGGCCTCACTGTCACTGTCAGTCTCATTGGTGCTTATAAAACTGGAGGCCTGGACCTGCCCTCTCCACCCACTGACACCCCCCTGAAGTTTTACGTGCCCTGCAAACAGTGCCCCCCCATGAAGAAAG gagccAGTTATCTGCTGATGGGCCAGGTGGAGGAGAACAGAGGTCCCGTCCTTCCTCCAGAGAGCTTCGTGGTTCTCTACCGGCCCAACCAGGACCAGATCCTCACCAACATCAGCAAGAGGTGCCCCTCCTAG
- the PCOLCE gene encoding procollagen C-endopeptidase enhancer 1 isoform X2, translating into MLPAATASLLGPLLTAWALLPFAQGQTPNYTRPVFLCGGDVTGESGYVASEGFPNLYPPNKECIWTITVPEGQTVSLSFRVFDLELHPACRYDALEVFAGSGTSGQRLGRFCGTFRPAPLVAPGNQVTLRMTADEGTGGRGFLLWYSGRATSGTEHQFCGGRLEKAQGTLTTPNWPESDYPPGISCSWHIIAPPDQVISLTFGKFDLESDTYCRYDSVSVFNGAVSDDAKRLGKFCGDTAPGPISSEGNELLVQFVSDLSVTADGFSASYRTLPRGAAKEGPAQSPGEDARPGPPLLGPGPKPGAGPKVKPKLPPAEKPKASPEAKATLVGPDAPAVPCPKQCRRTGTLQSNFCASNLVVTATVKSMVRGPGEGLTVTVSLIGAYKTGGLDLPSPPTDTPLKFYVPCKQCPPMKKGASYLLMGQVEENRGPVLPPESFVVLYRPNQDQILTNISKRCPS; encoded by the exons ATGCTGCCTGCTGCCACAGCCTCCCTCTTGGGGCCCCTCCTCACTGCCTGGGCCCTGCTGCCTTTCGCCCAGGGCCAGACCCCCAACTACACCAG ACCTGTGTTCCTGTGCGGAGGGGATGTGACTGGGGAGTCAGGTTACGTGGCAAGTGAGGGTTTCCCCAACCTCTACCCCCCCAATAAGGAGTGCATCTGGACAATAACG GTCCCTGAGGGCCAGACTGTATCCCTCTCCTTCCGTGTCTTTGACCTGGAGCTGCACCCTGCCTGCCGTTACGATGCTCTGGAGGTCTTTGCCGGGTCGGGAACCTCGGGCCAGCGGCTCGGTCGCTTCTGCGGGACCTTCCGACCGGCGCCCTTAGTCGCCCCCGGCAACCAGGTGACCCTGAGGATGACGGCGGACGAGGGCACGGGAGGACGCGGCTTCCTGCTCTGGTACAGCGGGCGGGCCACCTCGGGCACTG agcacCAGTTTTGCGGGGGGCGGCTGGAGAAGGCCCAGGGAACCCTGACCACGCCCAACTGGCCCGAGTCCGATTACCCCCCGGGCATCAGCTGTTCCTGGCACATCATCGCGCCCCCGGACCAG GTGATCTCGCTGACCTTCGGGAAGTTTGACCTGGAGAGCGACACCTACTGCCGCTACGACTCGGTCAGCGTGTTCAACGGGGCCGTGAGCGACGACGCCAAGAGGCTGGGGAAGTTCTGCGGCGACACAGCCCCGGG TCCCATCTCCTCCGAAGGGAATGAGCTCCTCGTCCAGTTCGTCTCGGACCTCAGCGTCACAGCCGACGGCTTCTCGGCCTCGTATAGGACCCTGCCGAGGGGCGCCGCCAAAGAAGGGCCGGCCCAGAGTCCGGGGGAGGACGCCCGGCCCGGTCCTCCGCTCCTCGGCCCCGGCCCCAAGCCTGGAGCCGGCCCCAAAGTGAAGCCCAAACTCCCACCTGCGGAGAAACCGAAGGCCtcgcctgaggccaaggcaacaCTAGTGGGTCCCG ATGCACCAGCTGTCCCCTGCCCGAAGCAGTGCCGGCGGACAGGCACCTTGCAGAGCAATTTCTGTGCCAGCAACCTGG TGGTAACAGCGACAGTGAAGTCCATGGTTCGGGGCCCAGGGGAGGGCCTCACTGTCACTGTCAGTCTCATTGGTGCTTATAAAACTGGAGGCCTGGACCTGCCCTCTCCACCCACTGACACCCCCCTGAAGTTTTACGTGCCCTGCAAACAGTGCCCCCCCATGAAGAAAG gagccAGTTATCTGCTGATGGGCCAGGTGGAGGAGAACAGAGGTCCCGTCCTTCCTCCAGAGAGCTTCGTGGTTCTCTACCGGCCCAACCAGGACCAGATCCTCACCAACATCAGCAAGAGGTGCCCCTCCTAG
- the MOSPD3 gene encoding motile sperm domain-containing protein 3, giving the protein MRRGALQDQELVGPGAPGRGSRGAPSPSGPVVPVLVFPPDLVFRADQRSGPRQLLTLYNPTGAALRFRVLCTAPAKYTVFDAEGYVKPQSCIDIVIRHVAPIPSHYDVQDRFRIELSEEGAEGRVVGRKDITSVLRAPAYPLELQAQPDPTPHPGPPSWTAPPTARHFPENPRPQLATSSFLLFVLTGIVSVAFLLLPLQDELGSQLPQILHVSLGQKLVAAYVLGLLTMVFLRT; this is encoded by the exons ATGCGCCGTGGGGCGCTCCAGGACCAGGAGCTGGTGGGTCCGGGGGCTCCTGGGCGGGGGTCCCGGGGCGCCCCTTCTCCCTCGGGACCTGTTGTCCCGGTCCTCGTCTTTCCCCCGGATCTAGTATTCAGGGCGGACCAGCGGAGCGGACCCCGGCAGCTGCTGACCCTCTATAACCCCACGGGAGCTGCGCTTCGCTTCCGAG TCCTGTGCACAGCACCTGCCAAATACACAGTGTTTGACGCAGAAGGATATGTGAAGCCTCAGTCCTGCATTGACAT TGTGATTCGCCATGTGGCCCCCATTCCCAGCCACTATGACGTCCAGGACCGCTTCCGCATTGAGCTGTctgaggagggagctgagggccGAGTGGTGGGGCGCAAGGACATCACCTCGGTCCTGAGAGCCCCAGCCTACCCCCTTGAGCTTCAGGCACAGCCCGACCCAACACCCCACCCAGGGCCTCCTTCCTGGACAGCACCACCCACGGCCAGACACTTTCCGGAGA ACCCCCGCCCACAACTGGCCACCAGCTCCTTCCTCCTGTTTGTGCTGACGGGCATCGTCTCTGTGGCCTTCCTGCTGCTCCCGCTCCAGGACGAACTCGGCAGCCAGCTGCCCCAAATCCTGCATGTCTCCCTGGGACAAAAGTTGGTGGCAGCCTATGTCTTGG GCCTCCTCACCATGGTGTTCCTCCGCACCTGA